The Corallococcus soli genome has a window encoding:
- a CDS encoding putative metal-binding motif-containing protein, which produces MKRAVAVGLGLLCITCTVPDIEELEEERPSTCDASHPCQVRVLLTYDGFRPGCVTLRLVDAEDGSRTFELPVEPPGLAGPGTGEVGFIRPAGWSDTVKVTASARERSCAGQEVATASAQGIVPEKGTATVELELGARDEDGDGYVSTTTRGTDCDDRSASISPGVEERCDFLDNDCDGREDPAPICDGIDWRTTEPIPGASFRDVAPHARNQAWLVSDSNDLLAHVRRETDGGFDVELFTDCHGAWSTAWARPSDGRVFMGSREGQLATRTLAAGEPCTLTAFDGRGAAIQDLVGFEADGGTTLFAVSKAGDILRWDPPAQPVRVAQVDADLRSIHGLDPRTLITVGRAGEVPVAYHVNADGGPWLRETLPPPSEGQVALHAVHVVAPGLAYATGDRGLLLERAAGTWSTKPPYPIFVDGGVSPDILDVVAFGRGAVIAVLGTDDLVRFDGETWRDFRFGTQGFTTLEGLSSDELWSATVDGTGFHWAPQAP; this is translated from the coding sequence ATGAAGCGCGCCGTGGCCGTGGGACTCGGGCTGCTCTGCATCACCTGCACTGTGCCGGACATCGAGGAGCTGGAGGAGGAGCGCCCCAGCACGTGCGACGCGAGCCACCCCTGCCAGGTCCGGGTGCTGCTGACCTACGACGGCTTCCGTCCGGGCTGCGTCACGCTGCGGCTGGTGGACGCTGAGGACGGCTCCAGGACTTTCGAGCTGCCGGTGGAGCCGCCCGGGCTCGCGGGGCCGGGAACCGGGGAGGTGGGATTCATTCGCCCGGCAGGGTGGAGTGACACCGTGAAGGTGACGGCCTCCGCCCGCGAGCGCTCTTGCGCGGGCCAGGAGGTGGCCACCGCGTCGGCGCAGGGCATCGTTCCCGAGAAGGGGACCGCCACGGTCGAGCTGGAGTTGGGCGCGCGGGATGAAGACGGTGATGGCTACGTGAGCACCACCACCCGGGGCACGGACTGTGATGACCGCTCCGCCTCCATCTCGCCGGGCGTGGAGGAGCGCTGCGACTTCCTGGACAACGACTGTGACGGCCGGGAAGACCCGGCGCCCATCTGTGACGGCATCGATTGGAGGACGACCGAACCCATTCCGGGTGCGAGCTTCCGGGACGTGGCGCCCCACGCGCGCAACCAGGCCTGGCTCGTGAGTGACAGCAACGACTTGCTCGCCCACGTCCGGCGGGAGACTGACGGCGGCTTCGACGTCGAGCTGTTCACCGATTGCCACGGGGCGTGGTCCACGGCGTGGGCGCGACCGAGCGACGGGCGTGTGTTCATGGGTTCCAGGGAGGGGCAGCTCGCCACGCGGACGCTGGCCGCCGGGGAGCCCTGCACGCTGACAGCCTTCGACGGACGTGGCGCGGCCATCCAGGACCTCGTGGGCTTCGAGGCCGACGGAGGCACGACGCTCTTTGCGGTGAGCAAGGCCGGGGACATCCTGCGCTGGGACCCTCCGGCACAGCCGGTGCGGGTGGCGCAGGTGGACGCGGACCTCCGCTCCATCCACGGGCTCGACCCGCGAACGCTCATCACCGTGGGCCGCGCGGGCGAGGTGCCGGTCGCGTACCACGTCAACGCGGACGGTGGCCCATGGCTGCGGGAGACGCTGCCGCCCCCCTCCGAAGGGCAGGTCGCCCTGCACGCCGTGCACGTCGTGGCGCCGGGCCTTGCCTACGCGACGGGAGACCGGGGACTGCTCCTGGAGCGTGCGGCGGGCACCTGGAGCACGAAACCTCCCTATCCCATCTTCGTGGATGGTGGCGTCTCGCCCGACATCCTTGACGTGGTGGCCTTCGGGCGGGGCGCTGTCATCGCGGTCCTGGGCACGGACGACCTCGTTCGCTTCGACGGAGAGACGTGGAGGGACTTCCGCTTCGGCACCCAGGGCTTCACGACCCTGGAGGGGCTGTCGTCGGACGAGCTGTGGAGCGCCACTGTCGACGGCACCGGGTTCCACTGGGCCCCCCAGGCCCCGTGA
- a CDS encoding cupin domain-containing protein — translation MGDTSVKKVESRHSPKGEMGQKYLASGVRVAMRLWEDEPPSEAKPASVRDYETVGYVLKGRAELHLEGQVILLNPGDSWLVPRGSSHTYKILETFSAVEATSPSSAVHGRDEHSEATKKSAKA, via the coding sequence ATGGGCGACACCAGCGTGAAGAAGGTCGAAAGCCGCCATTCCCCCAAGGGGGAGATGGGCCAGAAATACCTCGCGTCCGGCGTCCGCGTGGCCATGCGGCTGTGGGAGGACGAACCGCCCAGTGAGGCCAAGCCCGCCAGCGTCCGCGACTACGAGACCGTGGGCTACGTGCTCAAGGGCCGCGCGGAGCTGCACCTGGAGGGACAGGTCATCCTGCTCAACCCCGGGGACTCGTGGCTCGTGCCGCGCGGCTCCAGCCACACGTACAAGATCCTGGAGACCTTCTCCGCCGTGGAGGCGACCAGCCCCTCGTCCGCCGTGCATGGCCGGGATGAGCACTCGGAGGCCACGAAGAAGTCCGCCAAGGCCTGA
- a CDS encoding serine hydrolase, with translation MRPPLRRVTLVALAGCSAIALLTAADTRKPTTEWVARPSEAARIARVEAGLAPVALPGEEPQRMSLQRWMELYKIPGVSIAVFEKNALVWAKGYGVKQVGGTDPVMPDTLFQAASISKPVSALAALHYVEAGKWSLDANINDKLVSWKLPENDFTTKEKVTLRRLLSHSAGTTVHGFPGYAVTEPLPTVAQILDGAKPTNTAPVRVDLVPGTQTRYSGGGTTIVQAMMVDQLKKPFPRIMQEAVLAPLGLKNSTYEQPLPASLASRATAGTYFGGKGVEGKWHVYPEMAAAGLWTTPSDLARIAIEVSKARAGKSSRVVSQAMAKQMLTKQSESFGLGFQLEGKDRFGHGGSNRGFQCSLTAFADSGSGVVIMTNSDSGFLLMDRIADSVAAEYGWKSYVPRPEVTFVQMDLLARLKGTDATLAWYRSMKRDDAAGKLSPNDLNNLGYRLLREGQQGDALKVLKANVELYPTDANAHDSLGEGYMEAGQKAEAITHYKKSLALDPKNSRAVEMLKKLGAQP, from the coding sequence TTGCGTCCACCGCTTCGCCGCGTCACCCTCGTAGCCCTCGCGGGCTGTAGCGCCATCGCCCTGCTCACCGCGGCGGACACGCGCAAGCCCACGACCGAGTGGGTGGCCCGTCCTTCCGAAGCAGCCCGAATCGCGCGGGTGGAGGCGGGCCTTGCTCCCGTCGCGCTTCCTGGTGAGGAGCCCCAGCGCATGTCGCTCCAGCGCTGGATGGAGCTGTACAAGATTCCCGGCGTCAGCATCGCCGTGTTCGAGAAGAACGCGCTCGTCTGGGCCAAGGGCTATGGCGTGAAGCAGGTCGGCGGCACGGATCCCGTCATGCCGGACACGCTGTTCCAGGCCGCGTCCATCAGCAAGCCGGTGTCGGCCCTCGCGGCGTTGCACTACGTCGAAGCCGGCAAGTGGTCGCTGGACGCGAACATCAACGACAAGCTCGTCTCGTGGAAGCTGCCCGAGAATGACTTCACGACGAAGGAGAAGGTGACGCTGCGCCGCCTGCTCAGCCACAGCGCGGGCACCACCGTGCACGGCTTCCCCGGCTATGCCGTCACCGAGCCCCTTCCCACGGTGGCGCAGATCCTCGATGGGGCAAAGCCCACGAACACCGCGCCGGTGCGGGTGGACCTCGTCCCCGGGACGCAGACGCGCTACAGCGGCGGCGGCACCACCATCGTCCAGGCGATGATGGTGGATCAGCTCAAGAAACCGTTTCCGCGGATCATGCAGGAGGCGGTGCTGGCGCCGCTCGGCCTGAAAAACAGCACGTACGAACAGCCCCTGCCCGCCTCCCTCGCGTCCAGGGCGACCGCCGGCACGTACTTCGGGGGCAAGGGCGTCGAAGGGAAGTGGCACGTCTACCCGGAGATGGCGGCCGCGGGCCTGTGGACGACGCCGTCCGACCTCGCGCGCATCGCCATCGAGGTGTCGAAGGCGCGGGCGGGCAAGTCCTCGCGCGTGGTGTCCCAGGCCATGGCGAAGCAGATGCTCACGAAGCAGTCAGAGAGCTTCGGGCTCGGGTTCCAGTTGGAAGGCAAGGACCGCTTCGGGCACGGCGGCTCGAATCGGGGCTTCCAGTGCTCACTGACGGCGTTCGCCGACTCGGGCAGCGGGGTCGTCATCATGACCAACTCGGACAGCGGCTTCCTGCTGATGGACCGCATCGCGGACAGCGTGGCCGCCGAATACGGCTGGAAGTCGTATGTCCCCCGTCCGGAGGTGACGTTCGTCCAGATGGACCTGCTCGCGCGGCTCAAGGGGACGGATGCCACCCTTGCCTGGTACCGGTCGATGAAGCGGGACGACGCGGCGGGGAAGCTCTCCCCCAACGACCTGAACAACCTGGGCTACCGGCTGCTCCGGGAGGGACAGCAGGGCGACGCCCTGAAGGTCCTCAAGGCGAACGTGGAGCTCTATCCCACGGACGCGAATGCCCATGACAGCCTGGGTGAAGGCTACATGGAGGCAGGACAGAAGGCGGAGGCCATCACCCACTACAAGAAGTCGCTCGCGCTGGACCCGAAGAACAGCCGCGCCGTGGAGATGCTCAAGAAACTCGGCGCGCAGCCCTGA
- a CDS encoding tetratricopeptide repeat protein, which yields MELRIVLGLALMLVSPAWSQPAASAGPDFQARMSTAFHAYEELDYEHALEQLDAAKAVARDSREQGRVAIFRGLVLADLGRRQEALASFKDGLSLLPDASLPVKVSPKVSRDFEEVRRTVQRELAAGPRPPLDAPHAMPDAQLARTPPPGLAPSGGRAEVGRTRSMPVLPLALLGGGVVLGGFGGYFGLQSRSNVTAARDEVFYSNRTAHLDSARGQALAANVLLGAAVTAAAGAAVTWLLMDDPPSPRVEVSP from the coding sequence ATGGAGCTGCGAATCGTGCTCGGCCTCGCGCTGATGCTGGTGTCGCCCGCCTGGAGCCAGCCGGCGGCCTCCGCAGGCCCTGATTTTCAGGCCCGGATGTCCACCGCATTCCATGCCTACGAGGAGCTTGATTACGAGCACGCCCTCGAACAGCTCGACGCGGCGAAGGCCGTGGCGCGCGACAGCCGTGAGCAGGGCCGGGTAGCCATCTTCCGTGGACTCGTGCTCGCGGACCTGGGACGCCGTCAGGAGGCCCTTGCCTCCTTCAAGGATGGGCTGTCGCTGCTGCCCGACGCGAGCCTGCCGGTGAAGGTGTCACCCAAGGTGTCCCGCGACTTCGAGGAGGTGCGCCGGACCGTGCAGCGTGAGCTGGCAGCCGGTCCCCGCCCGCCCTTGGACGCACCGCATGCAATGCCAGACGCGCAGCTCGCGCGGACTCCACCGCCCGGGCTCGCCCCGTCCGGGGGGCGGGCGGAGGTGGGCCGCACGCGCTCCATGCCCGTGCTTCCGCTGGCCCTGCTGGGAGGAGGCGTGGTGCTGGGAGGCTTCGGCGGCTACTTCGGCCTCCAGTCACGGAGCAACGTGACTGCCGCGCGCGACGAGGTCTTCTACAGCAACCGGACCGCGCACCTGGACAGCGCGCGGGGCCAGGCGCTCGCGGCCAACGTCCTGCTGGGCGCGGCCGTCACCGCCGCCGCCGGAGCCGCCGTCACCTGGCTCCTCATGGACGACCCGCCGTCGCCCCGGGTGGAGGTCTCGCCATGA
- a CDS encoding serine hydrolase domain-containing protein: MPTHRSGQRVLGVMLLLWISGCDKDEGPVCERLAPRLQRALEVAVSAEDLPGATASLRLQDCSWRGSAGVSTVEPATELKAEDRLRVGSITKSFVSVVVLQLQAEGTLSLDASLATWVPDFPRADRITVRQLLNHTSGTFNYTASEAFLAQAESSPGKTWSAEELISLGAAQSPSFEPGVRWEYSNTSYILLGHIIESVTGMPLAQQLRTRIIEPLELDSTGMEGAEPLPPLTVRGHARDPRDGSWMDLTDFIHPSAAGAAGALSSSADDISAFYQALFERSLLAPAQLAEMTGWVETPIPGLPGYGLGLVRAVTPVGPGHGHDGAIPGFSSLAFYLPERKASLAVLTNREGADVSRVTGRLLEVLATE; this comes from the coding sequence ATGCCCACCCATCGGTCTGGTCAACGCGTGCTTGGCGTCATGCTGTTGCTGTGGATTTCGGGTTGCGACAAGGACGAGGGCCCTGTCTGTGAGCGGCTCGCGCCCCGGCTGCAGCGCGCGCTTGAGGTGGCCGTCTCGGCCGAGGACCTCCCCGGAGCCACGGCCTCGCTGCGACTCCAGGACTGCTCGTGGCGGGGCTCGGCGGGCGTTTCCACGGTGGAGCCCGCCACCGAGCTGAAGGCCGAGGACCGGCTGCGCGTGGGCAGCATCACCAAGAGCTTCGTCTCCGTGGTGGTACTGCAGCTCCAGGCCGAAGGGACGCTGTCCCTGGATGCGTCACTGGCCACCTGGGTGCCGGACTTTCCCCGCGCGGACCGCATCACGGTGCGCCAGCTCCTCAATCACACGAGCGGCACGTTCAACTACACCGCCAGCGAAGCCTTCCTCGCCCAGGCCGAATCGAGCCCCGGGAAGACATGGAGCGCCGAGGAGCTCATCTCGCTGGGCGCCGCCCAGTCCCCCTCCTTCGAGCCAGGGGTGCGCTGGGAATACTCCAACACCTCCTACATCCTCCTCGGCCACATCATCGAGTCGGTGACGGGGATGCCGCTGGCGCAGCAGCTTCGCACGCGCATCATCGAACCCCTGGAGCTGGACAGCACGGGGATGGAAGGCGCGGAGCCGCTGCCGCCGCTCACCGTGCGGGGCCATGCGAGGGATCCGCGCGATGGCTCGTGGATGGACCTCACCGACTTCATCCATCCGTCCGCGGCTGGAGCGGCCGGAGCCTTGAGCTCCAGCGCCGACGACATCAGCGCCTTCTACCAGGCCCTCTTCGAGCGCTCGCTGCTGGCCCCGGCGCAGCTCGCGGAGATGACCGGCTGGGTAGAGACGCCCATCCCGGGCCTGCCCGGCTATGGCCTGGGTCTGGTGCGGGCCGTCACCCCCGTGGGGCCGGGCCATGGCCATGACGGCGCCATCCCCGGGTTCTCCTCCCTGGCCTTCTACCTGCCCGAGCGCAAGGCCTCCCTCGCGGTGCTCACCAACCGCGAGGGAGCGGACGTGTCACGCGTCACCGGGCGGCTGCTGGAGGTGCTCGCCACGGAGTGA
- a CDS encoding DoxX family protein, producing MGFLRPHADRIYALLRIMAGLMFMQHGLQKLFGLFGGVPAGAPAFIVYGAGIIELVCGVLVAIGLFAGPAAFLASGTMAVAFFLGHVVPAKGNLLPIVNQGELAALYCFVFFYIAAHGAGIWSVDATRQGSKRA from the coding sequence ATGGGATTCCTGAGACCCCACGCTGACCGAATCTACGCGCTGCTCCGAATCATGGCGGGACTGATGTTCATGCAGCATGGGCTGCAGAAGCTCTTCGGCCTGTTCGGAGGCGTGCCCGCCGGGGCGCCGGCGTTCATCGTCTACGGCGCGGGAATCATCGAGCTCGTGTGCGGCGTGCTCGTCGCAATCGGGCTGTTCGCCGGTCCCGCGGCGTTCCTCGCGAGCGGCACGATGGCGGTCGCCTTCTTCCTCGGGCATGTGGTTCCCGCCAAGGGCAACCTCCTCCCCATCGTGAACCAGGGGGAGCTCGCGGCGCTCTATTGCTTCGTGTTCTTCTACATCGCCGCGCACGGCGCAGGCATCTGGAGTGTCGACGCCACGCGCCAGGGCTCGAAGCGCGCGTAG
- a CDS encoding PQQ-dependent sugar dehydrogenase, with the protein MARPRAPLALPEGFSSELVVAGLHYPTTFAPLPDGSLLIAEKDGVVRLFKDGLLQPVPFIDIRGRVNSHHDRGLLGLAVDPAFATNGFIYLLYTYDDDDTDDSGPKTSRLARYTAVGDMALPSSEAVLLGTAVATSCNALPEGADCIPSDSPSHSVGSLRFAPDGTLFVTSGDGARFDAVDDDALRAQRLDSLAGKVLRITRTGDGVASNPFWNGDARANRSKVWALGLRNPYRFSLRPGTATPYLGDVGWSSFEEINVAPPGANLGWPCYEGNFRQSGYEPKPLCQELYARGPGAVRPPLYVWEHGVGQTATGGAFYTGSAYPETWQGAYFFGDYSQQWIRSLRVDANDELVPDSVTLFATGVGGLVELGIGPDSNLFFVDILAGELRRIRYSVANTPPVAVASAMPREGTPALLVRFSSAGSSDPDGDVLQFHWDFGDGSPVSTLPAPEHTYVAAGTYVARLTVSDGRGGSHSATVSISVGNLAPVATIHSPSETFRFKVGDVVAYSGSASDTEDGPIPDDRLAWTVTLRHCTAGTCHSHPYSTSTGASGSFTVPDHGDEVHFEVTLTATDSAGLTDTRTITVLPQLVQVTLRTSPPGLELVFDGTRATEPRVRQVIVGSSHTLIAPSPQGVFEFREWSDGGAAEHVIQVGPSDASYTAFFEAVAPAQCPFGQYRAEYFANRDLTGSPVRVRCEGAPLARLWGRGSPVPEVGPDDFSVRWTGRFSFASGLYFFLAQADDGVRVFVDGARIINGWRDQSTTSFVVGRWMRAGEHTVVMEYYEHGGDAVAGLRWLR; encoded by the coding sequence GTGGCCCGGCCCAGGGCGCCCCTCGCACTCCCGGAAGGCTTCTCCTCCGAGCTCGTGGTCGCCGGTCTGCACTACCCGACGACGTTCGCGCCCCTCCCCGATGGGAGCCTCCTCATCGCCGAGAAGGATGGGGTGGTCCGGCTCTTCAAGGACGGCCTCCTCCAGCCCGTGCCCTTCATCGACATCCGTGGGCGGGTGAACTCGCACCATGATCGCGGGCTGCTGGGGCTCGCGGTGGATCCGGCCTTCGCCACCAATGGCTTCATCTACCTGCTCTACACCTACGACGACGACGACACGGACGACTCCGGGCCGAAGACGTCGCGGCTGGCGCGCTACACCGCCGTCGGGGACATGGCATTGCCGTCGAGTGAGGCCGTGCTGCTCGGCACCGCGGTGGCCACCTCCTGCAATGCCCTCCCCGAGGGGGCCGACTGCATCCCCTCGGACAGCCCTTCGCACTCCGTGGGCAGCCTCCGGTTCGCGCCGGACGGCACCCTCTTCGTGACGTCGGGAGATGGCGCCCGCTTCGACGCGGTCGATGACGACGCACTGCGGGCGCAGCGCCTGGACTCACTCGCGGGCAAGGTCCTGCGCATCACCCGCACCGGCGACGGCGTGGCCTCGAACCCGTTCTGGAACGGGGACGCCCGGGCCAACCGCTCCAAGGTGTGGGCGCTGGGGCTGCGCAATCCCTATCGCTTCAGCCTGCGCCCGGGCACCGCCACGCCCTACCTGGGCGACGTCGGCTGGAGCTCCTTCGAGGAGATCAACGTCGCGCCCCCGGGGGCGAACCTGGGCTGGCCCTGCTACGAGGGGAACTTCCGCCAGAGCGGGTACGAACCCAAGCCCCTCTGCCAGGAACTCTATGCACGGGGGCCCGGCGCGGTGCGACCTCCGCTGTACGTCTGGGAGCACGGCGTCGGCCAGACGGCCACGGGCGGCGCCTTCTACACGGGCTCCGCGTACCCGGAGACGTGGCAGGGCGCCTACTTCTTCGGCGACTACAGCCAGCAGTGGATCCGCTCCCTGCGGGTGGATGCGAATGACGAGCTCGTGCCCGACAGCGTGACGCTGTTCGCGACCGGGGTGGGCGGGCTGGTCGAGCTTGGCATCGGGCCGGACTCCAACCTCTTCTTCGTGGACATCCTCGCCGGCGAGCTGCGTCGCATCCGCTACTCGGTGGCCAACACGCCGCCCGTCGCGGTGGCCTCGGCGATGCCGCGCGAGGGGACGCCTGCCCTGCTCGTGCGCTTCTCCAGCGCGGGCTCCAGCGACCCGGATGGTGACGTGCTCCAGTTCCACTGGGACTTCGGGGACGGCTCCCCCGTGTCGACGCTGCCCGCCCCGGAGCACACGTATGTCGCGGCCGGCACCTACGTGGCTCGGTTGACCGTCAGCGATGGGCGCGGGGGCAGCCATTCCGCCACCGTGAGCATCTCCGTGGGCAACCTGGCGCCCGTCGCGACCATCCACTCGCCGTCGGAGACGTTCCGTTTCAAGGTCGGCGACGTGGTGGCCTACTCGGGCTCGGCGAGCGACACCGAGGATGGCCCCATTCCCGATGACCGGCTGGCGTGGACCGTCACCCTGCGCCACTGCACGGCGGGGACCTGTCATTCCCACCCGTACTCCACGAGCACGGGAGCGTCCGGTTCGTTCACCGTCCCGGACCACGGAGACGAGGTTCACTTCGAAGTCACGCTGACCGCGACCGACTCGGCGGGGCTGACGGACACCCGGACTATCACGGTGCTGCCGCAGCTCGTGCAGGTGACGCTCCGGACGTCACCGCCGGGGCTGGAGCTGGTGTTCGACGGCACGCGCGCGACGGAGCCCCGGGTCCGCCAGGTCATCGTCGGCTCCTCGCACACCCTCATCGCGCCGTCGCCGCAAGGCGTCTTCGAGTTCCGCGAGTGGTCGGATGGCGGGGCCGCGGAGCACGTCATCCAGGTCGGTCCGAGCGACGCCAGCTACACGGCCTTCTTCGAAGCCGTCGCCCCCGCGCAGTGCCCGTTCGGGCAGTACCGGGCGGAGTACTTCGCCAACCGGGACCTGACGGGCTCCCCCGTGCGGGTGCGCTGCGAAGGGGCGCCGCTCGCGCGTCTCTGGGGCAGGGGCAGCCCCGTGCCGGAGGTCGGGCCTGACGACTTCTCCGTGCGCTGGACGGGACGGTTCTCCTTCGCGTCAGGCCTGTACTTCTTCCTCGCGCAGGCGGATGACGGCGTCCGCGTGTTCGTGGATGGCGCCCGCATCATCAACGGGTGGAGGGACCAGTCGACCACGAGCTTCGTCGTGGGCCGCTGGATGCGCGCCGGTGAGCACACGGTGGTCATGGAGTACTACGAGCATGGGGGCGATGCCGTGGCCGGGCTCCGCTGGCTTCGCTGA
- a CDS encoding glycoside hydrolase family 16 protein: MHSSRLLGIVLFSCIAFAQLAEAKSVSFSGYQWEVRSGQGGPGPNSWDDRNVWVDANGHLHLRIAWRDGRWTTAEVYMPQQRLGFGTYQFKVIGRPDLFDDNLVLGLFNYTRPDVGPDATNEIDIEFAKWGGSQSQMGNWAVYPAVTGVTYSHQAYPISLGGTYSTHRFQWSSQQVFFQALHGHQDGNVNQMASWLFNPPDFVQRIPQSPLPVHMNFWLFQGRAPKNGQEAEIVIAEFKFIPAP, translated from the coding sequence ATGCACAGCTCACGTCTCCTGGGTATCGTTCTCTTCTCTTGCATTGCCTTTGCTCAGCTCGCGGAGGCGAAGAGCGTCTCCTTCTCTGGCTATCAATGGGAGGTGCGCAGCGGTCAGGGCGGCCCGGGCCCCAACAGCTGGGATGATCGCAACGTCTGGGTCGACGCGAACGGCCACCTCCACCTGAGAATTGCCTGGCGCGACGGGCGTTGGACGACCGCGGAGGTCTACATGCCGCAGCAGCGGCTGGGGTTCGGCACGTACCAGTTCAAGGTGATTGGCCGGCCCGACCTCTTCGACGACAACCTGGTGCTGGGCCTGTTCAACTACACGCGCCCTGACGTGGGACCGGACGCCACGAATGAAATCGACATCGAGTTCGCGAAGTGGGGAGGCAGTCAGTCGCAGATGGGCAACTGGGCCGTGTACCCCGCCGTGACGGGCGTCACCTACTCCCATCAGGCCTACCCCATCAGCCTCGGGGGCACCTACTCCACCCACCGCTTCCAGTGGTCATCGCAGCAGGTCTTCTTCCAGGCGCTGCATGGTCACCAGGATGGCAACGTCAACCAGATGGCCAGCTGGCTCTTCAATCCGCCGGACTTCGTGCAGCGCATTCCCCAGTCCCCCCTGCCCGTCCACATGAACTTCTGGCTCTTCCAGGGACGCGCGCCCAAGAACGGGCAGGAGGCGGAGATCGTGATCGCGGAGTTCAAGTTCATCCCCGCCCCGTGA
- a CDS encoding cold-shock protein, with protein sequence MAFGTVKWFNDAKGFGFIAQDNGEDVFCHHTAINMDGFRTLAEGQKVEFEVTKGPKGLQAQNVRAAS encoded by the coding sequence ATGGCATTCGGTACTGTGAAGTGGTTCAACGACGCGAAGGGTTTCGGCTTCATCGCGCAGGACAATGGCGAAGACGTTTTCTGCCATCACACCGCCATCAACATGGATGGCTTCCGCACTCTGGCCGAGGGCCAGAAGGTGGAGTTCGAAGTCACCAAGGGCCCCAAGGGCCTCCAGGCGCAGAACGTCCGCGCCGCGAGCTGA
- a CDS encoding periplasmic heavy metal sensor, whose product MFGFVFGTACLAGLFVTLRRGHHGHHAHGHAGRWSARPRLRWLFERLETSPGQEKVIVKAVEEAREAFAKVKDQWGPSRTSLAGSLRGEHFDGAMLRELFSRHDVALETLRNAVKDGLSQVHEALDPRQRRELADIIEHGWSYGWRGEGWYGRRGCGRGRGRWGGGPHNDDAPPSMI is encoded by the coding sequence ATGTTTGGATTCGTTTTCGGGACTGCCTGCCTCGCGGGCCTCTTCGTCACCCTGCGTCGGGGCCACCACGGCCACCACGCCCATGGCCACGCAGGCCGCTGGAGCGCGCGGCCCCGGCTGCGCTGGCTGTTCGAGCGGCTGGAGACGTCGCCCGGACAGGAGAAGGTCATCGTGAAGGCGGTGGAGGAGGCGCGCGAGGCCTTCGCCAAGGTGAAGGACCAGTGGGGCCCCAGCCGCACGTCGCTCGCGGGTTCGCTCCGGGGCGAGCACTTCGACGGCGCCATGCTGCGTGAGCTGTTCAGCCGTCATGACGTGGCGCTGGAGACGCTGCGCAACGCCGTGAAGGACGGGCTGTCGCAGGTGCACGAGGCGCTCGACCCGAGGCAGCGCCGGGAGCTCGCGGACATCATCGAGCACGGGTGGAGCTACGGCTGGCGCGGCGAAGGCTGGTACGGGCGGCGCGGCTGCGGACGCGGTCGTGGTCGCTG
- a CDS encoding AAA family ATPase, which yields MRIAVSGTHRTGKSTLVDELSDLLPAYVTVDEPYHQLEEEGHAFAETPSVEDFEAQLARSIANLDEAPADVVFDRCPVDFIGYLLAHEDRDAFDIEAWLPRVRGALRKLDLIVLVGIERPDRISLSASGDEEPRLAVDEALKELLLEDPHAFEVEVLEVEGSPRARAKQVLAHLADASR from the coding sequence ATGCGAATCGCCGTCTCCGGGACCCATCGCACGGGGAAGTCCACGCTCGTCGACGAGCTGTCCGACCTCCTCCCTGCCTATGTGACGGTGGATGAGCCGTACCACCAGTTGGAAGAAGAGGGGCACGCGTTCGCGGAGACCCCCTCCGTCGAGGACTTTGAAGCGCAGCTCGCTCGGTCCATCGCGAACCTGGACGAGGCGCCTGCCGACGTGGTGTTCGACCGATGCCCGGTGGACTTCATCGGATACCTGTTGGCCCACGAGGACCGCGACGCGTTCGATATCGAAGCGTGGCTCCCACGCGTGCGCGGCGCCCTGCGGAAGCTCGATTTGATCGTCCTGGTCGGGATTGAGCGGCCGGACCGGATCTCGCTGTCCGCCTCGGGCGACGAGGAGCCGCGCCTGGCTGTCGATGAGGCGCTGAAGGAACTCCTCCTCGAGGACCCTCACGCCTTCGAAGTGGAGGTGCTCGAGGTCGAAGGTTCTCCGCGGGCGCGCGCGAAGCAGGTGCTCGCGCACCTTGCGGACGCATCCCGGTAG